A stretch of DNA from Acidimicrobiales bacterium:
AGAACACGTTGCCGAGCTCGGTGGCTTGCGCGGCGGAGAGGTCGCGGGCGGCCCACAACGTGCGGACGGTGGCCTCCACCGGCCCTGGTGGTTGCGACGCGATCCGCTCCGCTGCCCACATCGCCGCGTCTTCGAGTTGGTCGGCCGGCACGACTTCGGTCACCAGCCCGATCTCCCGCGCGGTTGCTGCGGTGATGCGTTCGTGGTTGCCCAGCAACGTCATCCGCATCAGGTCGCCGAACGGCATGCGCGGCATCAGCGCGACCGGCTCGAACACGGCGGGCATGCCGTACGTGACGTGGGGATCGAAGAACGTGGCGTGTTCGGCTGCGATGAGAAAGTCGGCTTCGGCCAACAAGTAGAAGGCCCCGCCGCACGCCATGCCGTTGACCGCGGCGATCACCGGTCGCCAGTAGCCGTTGCTCCGCGGGCCGAGCTGCTTGCCCGGGTCCTCATACGTGTACGGCGAGAAGTCGTAGACCCGCCCGCCCTCGGCCGGCACGACGTCGCGGTCGATGCCCGTGCAGAACGCCTTGTCGCCGCTGCCGGTGAGCACCACGGCCCGGACGGAGTCGTCGTGGCGCAACCGCTGCCACAGCCCGGCGAGTTCGTCGCACATCTTCAAGTCGAACGCGTTGTGGCGGTCGGGCCGGTCGAGCGTGACCAAGCCGACTGCGCCGCGCTGCTCCCACCGGATCGTCTCGAGCTCGGCCATGGCCTGGAGTCTGCCGTCAGTCGGGGTCGAGCGAGAGCATGCGGATCGCGTTGCCTCGCATCACTTTGTAGATCTGCTCGTCGGTGAGGCCCTCGGTGAGCTGCTCGGCAACGGCCAAGGTGTCGGGCCAAGTGGAGTCGGTGTGCGGGTAGTCGGTCTCGAACGTGATGTTGTCCTCGCCGATCTCGTTGATCGACACGAGCCCGTGTCGGTCGCGGAAGAAGCAGCCGAAGACGCTGCGGAAGTAGTACGTGCTCGGGGGTTCGGGGATCAGGTCTTTCACCCCGCCCCACGCCCGGTGCTCGCGCCACACGTCGTCGGCCCGCTCGATGATGTAGGGGAGCCAACCGATCTGCCCTTCGCTGTACGCGAGCTTCAGGTCGGGGAACTTCACCAGCTTTCCGCTGAACAGCCAGTCGGTGAGCGACGCCATGGCGTTGTTGAAGCTGAGCGTGGCCGCCACGGCAACCGGCGCATCGCCCGATGTGGCCGGCATGCGCGACGACGACCCGATGTGCATGTTGATGGTGGTGTGGGTGTCTTCACATGCGGCGAGGAACGGGTCCCAGAAGTCGGTGTGGATCGACGGCAGGCCGAGGTGCGCGGGGATCTCGCTGAAGCACACCGCGTGGACGCCCCGCTCGGCGTTGCGCCGCACTTCGGCGGCGGCCAGCTCCGCGTCCCACAGCGGCACAATGATGAGCGGGATCAGTGCGCCGTCCGAGTCGCCGCACCACTCTTCGACCATCCAGTCGTTGTACGCCTTGACGCATGCCAGCCCCATGTCGCGGTCGGGATGCTCGGTGAACGTCTGGCCGCAGAACCGGGGGAACGTCGGGAAGCACAGTGACGCTTCGACGTGGTTCATGAGCTGGTCGTCGATGCGGGCTTTGGGGTCGTAGCAGCCGGGACGCATCTCGTCGTACGTCATCGGCGTCATCGTCATCTCGTCGCGTGAGTAGCCGACTGCGGCGACGTGGCGTTTGTGGATGTAGACGAGGTCGCCGAAGACCCAGCAGTCGGCGGGTTGGCCGTCGGGGTCGAACGCCTGCTCGTACGCGCCACCGCCGATGTGCTTCATGGCGCCGATCCCGCGGCGCTCGACCCTCGGTCCGTCAGCCCGGAACTTCTCCGGGAGCCAGTTCTCCCACACGTGGGGTGGCTCGACGACGTGGTCGTCGACGCTGATGATCATGGGCAGGTCCGGCATGACCCACATTCTGACACCCCGTCAGATTTCGTGTCGAACGTGTGCGTGCGCGACCTGGCCGACCGCAGAGCGTGGGATGATGGTTCCTTCGTCAGCGGGTTCTGGGGAGTCACGATGGGTTTCGGTGCGCGTGCGGCGGCCGCGCTGGTGCTGTTCGCGTTGTCGGTTGCCGGGGCCGTGGTCGGTCCGGTCGCGGACACGTCGTCTCCGGCCTCGGCGATGAGCGCGACGTCCGCGCTCCAGACGGTCGAGTACCACGGCTACCGCTTCCGAGTGCCGTCGTCGTGGCCGGTCATCGACTTGGACGAGGACCCGACGGCGTGCGTTCGCCTTGACCGCCACGCCGTGTACCTCGGCGAGCCGGGCGACGTGCAGGACTGCCCGGCACGGCTGCTCGGCCGCGTCGCGACCGTGATGGTCGAGCCGGCCGCCCCCACCCGCGCAGGCGACGTGCTCACCTCGGTGGTGGCCACGGCCGGATCGCTCCCCGTGCTCGATTCCACGGCGAGCACCACCCACCAGCAACGGCTCGAGATCCCCGGCGCCGACGTGCTGGTGACCACCACGTGGGCGGACGCCGACCGCTCGGTGGTCGAGTCGATCCTCCGCAGCGGTGAGCTGCTGGCCGATGCGGCTGCGCCGCTCGCGTCGTCGGCGCCGTCGGGGTCGTCGCCCCGAGCCGGGCTGCGCGCCGACGCGCAAGCCGCGCCGCAGGCGTCGGCGCAGGCGACCCCCGTGCCGAGCACCAACCTCCAGCACGTCACCGGCGGAGGGTTCGATGCGTGCAAGTTGCCGTCGGACCCGGCGACCATGGCCGGCATCAAGAACCGGACGGGCTGGGTGGCGGCAGGCTTCTACCTCGGCGGCGTCAACGCCAGCTGCCCCCAGGCGGACTTCGGGCCCAGCTGGGTGAAAGCGGTGGCACAGCAAGGCTGGACGCTGATCCCGATCTGGGTCGGCCTCCAGTTCGGGCACTGTGGTCCGCCGACCTCGTTCCAGTGTGCGGCCGCCGGCGATGGCAACCAGGCCTACCAACAAGGTGTCAACGAAGCGAGCGCCGCCGTCACCGTGGCGCGGTCAGTCGGTCTCGGTCCGACCAGCCCGATCTACCTCGACATCGAGGCGTACGCACGCAACGCCACGATCGACGCGTCCATGCAGTCGTTCACGCGGGGTTGGACGCTCCAGCTCCACGCGCTGGGCTACCGGTCGGGTTACTACTCGAGCGCCGAGTACGGCATCGACGTGCTGTCCAAAGCCGCGCAGAAGGGCGCGAGCGGCCTTCCCGACAACTTGTGGATCGCCCGTTGGAACTGCTCGGCGTCCACGTCCGACACCGTGCTGCCGTCGTCGCTGTGGGTGGGGCACCGGATCCATCAGTACGGCACTGGCAACCCGCCTTGTTCGGGGTTGCCGGAGATCGGTTTCGAGTACGACGCCGATTACGTCGACGCGGAGACGTCGGGTAGCGGTTTGCGCGCGTTCATCGAAGCGTTGTTCACCGACTTCCTCGGTCGGGCGCCCACCGAGTCGGAGATCGCGGCGTACGTGGGTGCCGCGCAGCATTACTCACGCACCGACTTGGCGCTGCAGCTCGCTCGGCAGCCGGCATGGGTCGCGCACATCGTCGCGGACCTGTACCAAAGGACCCTGCACCGCAACCCGGACGCAGCCGGCTTGAACTACTGGACGTCGCAGATCTCCAGCGGCCGCATGAGCGTGGCCCAGGTCGCTGCCAACTTCTACGGCTCGCAGGAGTACTACTTGGGTGCCGGCGGATCGGACATCAAGACGTGGGTCACCGACTTGTACCGCCAGATCCTCGGTCGCGCGCCGGACAACGACGGCTTGTGGTTCTGGGCGGTGACCGCGGTGCGCAACGGCCGCGTCGCGGTCGCATACGACTTCTACCAATCGACGGAGTCGGCGCTCGACCGCGTGTCGTCGCTGTACCACACGCTGCTGGGCCGGTCGCCCGACGCGGTCGGGCAGCGGGCGTGGGTGCCGGCGGTGAAGCTGTTCGGCGACTTGGCGCTCGCCGCCACCTTGGCCGGTAGCACCGAGTACTACGCCCGCGCCCAGCTGCGCTTCTGAGGCGTCCGGCCCGGCGCTGGTTCGCAGGACGCAGCCGAGGGTGCCTGACGAGGTGTCAGATAGGGTCACGAGATGACCGACGACCCGCAGCGGGCTGACCACCGGTGGGGCACCACCGGCGCGCTGGTGCGCGACGCGGTCGACCGCTTCGGTGCGGCAGAGGCTGTGGTCGACGGCGAGGTGCGGCTGAGCTGGGATGACTTGGGCGAGCGGGTCGATGCCGCCGCGCGGGCGTTCCTCGCGGCGGGCGTCGAAGTCGGCGACCGGGTGGCCATCTGGGCGCCGAACATGTGGGAGTGGCCGGTCGCACTGCTGGGGTTGCAGTCGGTGGGCGGCGTGCTGGTGCCGCTCAACACCCGTTACAAGGGAGACGAAGCCGCGTACATCCTCGGCGCCAGCCGGGCGAAGATCCTGCTGACGGTCAACGGGTTCCTCGGCTACGACTACGCCGACATGTTGCGCCGCACCGGCGTCGATCTGCCTGCGCTGGAGGGC
This window harbors:
- a CDS encoding enoyl-CoA hydratase/isomerase family protein, coding for MAELETIRWEQRGAVGLVTLDRPDRHNAFDLKMCDELAGLWQRLRHDDSVRAVVLTGSGDKAFCTGIDRDVVPAEGGRVYDFSPYTYEDPGKQLGPRSNGYWRPVIAAVNGMACGGAFYLLAEADFLIAAEHATFFDPHVTYGMPAVFEPVALMPRMPFGDLMRMTLLGNHERITAATAREIGLVTEVVPADQLEDAAMWAAERIASQPPGPVEATVRTLWAARDLSAAQATELGNVFLNLGMRQDTMEAGSEAFTSGERAKWRTR
- a CDS encoding amidohydrolase family protein gives rise to the protein MPDLPMIISVDDHVVEPPHVWENWLPEKFRADGPRVERRGIGAMKHIGGGAYEQAFDPDGQPADCWVFGDLVYIHKRHVAAVGYSRDEMTMTPMTYDEMRPGCYDPKARIDDQLMNHVEASLCFPTFPRFCGQTFTEHPDRDMGLACVKAYNDWMVEEWCGDSDGALIPLIIVPLWDAELAAAEVRRNAERGVHAVCFSEIPAHLGLPSIHTDFWDPFLAACEDTHTTINMHIGSSSRMPATSGDAPVAVAATLSFNNAMASLTDWLFSGKLVKFPDLKLAYSEGQIGWLPYIIERADDVWREHRAWGGVKDLIPEPPSTYYFRSVFGCFFRDRHGLVSINEIGEDNITFETDYPHTDSTWPDTLAVAEQLTEGLTDEQIYKVMRGNAIRMLSLDPD
- a CDS encoding glycoside hydrolase domain-containing protein, giving the protein MGFGARAAAALVLFALSVAGAVVGPVADTSSPASAMSATSALQTVEYHGYRFRVPSSWPVIDLDEDPTACVRLDRHAVYLGEPGDVQDCPARLLGRVATVMVEPAAPTRAGDVLTSVVATAGSLPVLDSTASTTHQQRLEIPGADVLVTTTWADADRSVVESILRSGELLADAAAPLASSAPSGSSPRAGLRADAQAAPQASAQATPVPSTNLQHVTGGGFDACKLPSDPATMAGIKNRTGWVAAGFYLGGVNASCPQADFGPSWVKAVAQQGWTLIPIWVGLQFGHCGPPTSFQCAAAGDGNQAYQQGVNEASAAVTVARSVGLGPTSPIYLDIEAYARNATIDASMQSFTRGWTLQLHALGYRSGYYSSAEYGIDVLSKAAQKGASGLPDNLWIARWNCSASTSDTVLPSSLWVGHRIHQYGTGNPPCSGLPEIGFEYDADYVDAETSGSGLRAFIEALFTDFLGRAPTESEIAAYVGAAQHYSRTDLALQLARQPAWVAHIVADLYQRTLHRNPDAAGLNYWTSQISSGRMSVAQVAANFYGSQEYYLGAGGSDIKTWVTDLYRQILGRAPDNDGLWFWAVTAVRNGRVAVAYDFYQSTESALDRVSSLYHTLLGRSPDAVGQRAWVPAVKLFGDLALAATLAGSTEYYARAQLRF